From the Perca flavescens isolate YP-PL-M2 chromosome 21, PFLA_1.0, whole genome shotgun sequence genome, one window contains:
- the polr3a gene encoding DNA-directed RNA polymerase III subunit RPC1 isoform X1 produces MVKEQFRETDVAQKISHICFGIKSAEQMRQQAHIQVVSKNLYSQDTKHTPLSYGVLDHRMGTSEKDRPCLTCGKNLADCLGHYGYLDLELPCFHVGYFKATIGILQMICKTCSSIMLTKEDKLQFMDLLKRPNLAYLQKRGLKKKISDKCRKKTICLNCSAFNGPVKKCGLLKIIHEKYKTNKKVVDVFVSDFLQSFDTAIEHNKVVEPLLSRAQENLNPLVVLNMFKRIPQEDIPLLLMNPEAGKPADLILTRLLVPPLCIRPSVVSDLKSGTNEDDLTMKLTEIIFLNDVIKKHRMTGAKTQMIMEDWDFLQLQCALYINSELSGIPLNMAPKKWTRGFVQRLKGKQGRFRGNLSGKRVDFSGRTVISPDPNLRIDEVAVPVHVAKILTYPERVNKANLELLRKRVRNGPEVHPGANFIQNRHTQIKRFLKYGNREKIAQELRFGDVVERHLMDGDIVLFNRQPSLHKLSIMAHIARVKPHRTFRFNECVCTPYNADFDGDEMNLHLPQTEEAKAEALVLMGTKANLVTPRNGEPLIAAIQDFLTGAYLLTLKDTFFDRSKTCQIVASILVGKDEKISICLPRPAIMKPIALWTGKQIFSLILKPSKECPVKANLRTKGKQYCGKGEDLCHNDSYVVIHNSELMCGSMDKGTLGSGSKNNIFYILLRDWGQLEAANAMSRLARLAPVFLSNRGFSIGIGDVTPGQGLLKAKQDLLDDGYKKCDEYIEALSTGKLQQQPGCTAEETLEALILRELSVIRDRAGSACLRELDKSNSPLIMALCGSKGSFINISQMIACVGQQAISGSRVPDGFENRSLPHFEKHSKLPAAKGFVADSFYSGLTPTEFFFHTMAGREGLVDTAVKTAETGYMQRRLVKSLEDLCSQYDLTVRSSTGDVIQFIYGGDGLDPAAMEGKDEPLEFKRVLDNMRAVYVCPDEPALSQNELVLTADVIMKRADFLCCRETFLEELTDTGSGTYLEEIKTFIKSISERIKKTRDKYGINDNGTSEPKVLYQLDRITPTQLEKFLETCRDKYMRAQMEPGSAVGALCAQSIGEPGTQMTLKTFHFAGVASMNITLGVPRIKEIINASKNISTPIITAHLDVEDDADFARLVKGRIEKTLLGEISEYIEEVFLPDDCFILVKLSLERIRLLRLEVNAETVRYSICMSKLRVKPGDIAVHGEAVVCVSPRENSKSSMYYVLQSLKEELPKVVVQGIPEVSRAVIHIDEQSSKTMYKLLVEGDNLRSVMATHGVNGSRTTSNNTYEVEKTLGIEAARSTIINEIQYTMVNHGMSIDRRHVMLLADLMSYKGEILGITRFGLAKMKESVLMLASFEKTADHLFDAAYFGQKDSVCGVSECIIMGIPMNIGTGLFKLLHKADRQPSPVKRPLLFDSADFHIPLIT; encoded by the exons ATGGTGAAGGAGCAGTTCAGAGAGACAGATGTAGCCCAAAAAAT AAGCCACATCTGCTTCGGGATCAAATCTGCTGAACAGATGCGTCAGCAGGCCCACATTCAGGTGGTCAGTAAGAATCTGTACAGCCAAGACACCAAACACACTCCACTATCCTATGGAGTGTTGGACCACCGTATG GGCACCAGTGAGAAAGACAGACCATGTTTGACATGTGGGAAGAATCTGGCAGATTGCTTGGGACATTACGGCTACTTGGATCTGGAGCTGCCATGTTTTCACGTCGGTTATTTCAAAGCCACAATAGGAATCTTACAG ATGATTTGCAAGACATGCTCGAGCATAATGCTGACGAAAGAGGACAAACTGCAGTTCATGGATTTATTAAAAAGGCCCAACCTGGCCTATCTCCAGAAACGAGGGTTGAAGAAGAAGATCTCTGATAAATGCCGCAAAAAGACAATCTGTTTGAATTGTTCTGCTTTTAATG GACCAGTGAAAAAGTGTGGCCTGCTTAAGATCATCCATGAGAAgtataaaacaaacaagaaggTGGTGGATGTTTTTGTGTCAGATTTCCTGCAGTCCTTTGATACTGCCATTGAGCACAACAAAGTGGTGGAACCTCTGCTGTCCAGAGCACAG GAAAACCTGAACCCTCTGGTGGTGCTAAACATGTTCAAGAGGATTCCCCAAGAAGACATTCCCCTGCTGCTGATGAACCCTGAGGCGGGGAAACCTGCGGACCTTATTCTCACCCGCCTCCTGGTGCCTCCTCTCTGCATACGACCATCTGTAGTCAGCGACCTAAAGTCAGGTACCAACGAGGACGACCTCACCATGAAGCTCACAGAGATAATCTTCCTCAACGATGTCATCAAAAAG CATCGTATGACAGGGGCGAAGACCCAGATGATCATGGAGGACTGGGACTTCCTTCAGCTGCAGTGTGCTCTTTACATCAACAGTGAGCTTTCTGGCATCCCCCTCAACATGGCACCTAAGAAATGGACCAGAGGCTTTGTGCAGAGACTTAAGGGGAAACAAG GTCGATTCAGAGGAAACCTCTCAGGAAAAAGAGTGGACTTCTCTGGCAGAACTGTCATTTCTCCCGACCCAAACCTGAGGATCGATGAGGTGGCCGTCCCCGTGCATGTGGCCAAAATCCTGACATACCCGGAGAGG GTGAACAAAGCTAATCTGGAGTTACTGAGGAAACGGGTCCGCAATGGTCCTGAGGTTCATCCCGGAGCCAACTTTATCCAGAATCGTCACACTCAGATAAAAAG GTTTTTAAAATATGGAAACCGTGAGAAGATCGCTCAGGAGCTTAGGTTTGGTGATGTGGTGGAGAGGCACTTGATGGACGGAGACATCGTCCTCTTCAATCGACAGCCCTCCCTGCACAAACTCAGCATCATGGCCCACATC GCCAGAGTCAAACCTCACAGGACGTTTCGGTTCAACGAGTGTGTGTGCACCCCTTACAATGCCGACTTTGACGGTGATGAAATGAACCTTCATCTACCTCAGACTGAAGAAGCCAAAGCTGAGGCCCTCGTTCTGATGGGG acAAAAGCGAATCTTGTCACTCCAAGAAATGGCGAACCTCTGATTGCTGCTATTCAGGACTTTCTGACAG GTGCCTACCTCTTGACGCTGAAGGACACTTTCTTTGACCGATCAAAAACCTGTCAAATAGTGGCATCAATCCTTGTGGGCAAAGATGAAAAAATTAGCATCTGTCTCCCCCGCCCGGCTATCATGAAG CCCATTGCTCTGTGGACGGGCAAACAGATCTTCAGCCTCATTCTGAAGCCGAGTAAGGAATGTCCCGTGAAGGCGAACCTGCGGACCAAGGGCAAACAGTACTGTGGCAAGGGAGAGGATCTCTGTCACAACGACTCAT aCGTGGTGATTCACAACAGTGAGCTGATGTGTGGTAGCATGGACAAGGGCACTTTGGGGTCCGGCTCCAAGAATAACATCTTCTACATCCTGCTAAGAGACTGGGGACAGCTGGAGGCTGCTAACGCCATGTCCCGCCTCGCAAGACTCGCTCCGGTGTTTCTCT CGAACCGTGGCTTTTCTATTGGCATTGGTGATGTGACACCTGGCCAGGGTCTGCTGAAGGCCAAGCAGGACTTGCTGGATGACGGTTACAAAAAGTGTGACGAATACATCGAAGCTCTATCCACGGgaaagctgcagcagcagccaggCTGCACAGCAGAGGAGACTCTGGag GCTCTCATTTTGAGAGAGCTGTCTGTCATCAGAGACCGAGCTGGCAGTGCCTGCCTCAGGGAGCTTGACAAGAGCAACAGCCCTCTGATCATGGCTCTTTGCGGCTCCAAAG GATCTTTCATTAATATCTCTCAGATGATTGCCTGTGTGGGCCAGCAGGCCATAAGTGGCTCTCGAGTACCTGATGGTTTTGAGAACCGCTCCCTGCCTCACTTTGAAAAGCACTCGAAA ctgcctgctgctaaAGGCTTTGTGGCCGACAGCTTCTATTCTGGCCTGACACCCACAGAGTTTTTCTTTCACACCATGGCTGGCCGGGAGGGTCTGGTGGACACTGCTGTGAAAACGGCAGAGACTGGATATATGCAG AGGCGTTTGGTTAAGTCCCTGGAGGATTTGTGCTCACAGTACGACCTGACAGTACGCAGCTCCACTGGCGACGTCATCCAGTTCATTTATGGCGGCGATGGTCTGGATCCAGCTGCCATGGAGGGAAAGGATGAGCCGCTGGAGTTTAAGAGAGTCCTAGACAACATGCGG GCAGTCTATGTGTGTCCAGACGAACCGGCTCTCAGTCAGAACGAGCTGGTCCTCACTGCTGATGTCATCATGAAGAGAGCTGACTTCTTGTGCTGCAGAGAGACCTTCTTGGAG GAGTTAACTGACACAGGCTCAGGGACGTACCTGGAG GAGATAAAGACCTTCATTAAGAGCATTTCAGAAAGGATCAAGAAGACCAGAGACAAGTACGGCATCAACGACAATGGCACCAGCGAG CCAAAAGTTCTTTATCAGCTGGACCGCATAACCCCCACCCAGCTGGAGAAGTTCCTTGAAACCTGCAGAGACAAGTACATGAG AGCTCAGATGGAGCCAGGCTCAGCAGTAGGGGCCCTGTGTGCCCAGAGCATTGGAGAGCCCGGTACTCAGATGACCCTGAAAACCTTCCACTTTGCTGGTGTAGCGTCCATGAACATCACTCTGGGGGTGCCTCGCATCAAAGAGATCATCAATGCCTCCAAGAACATCAG CACCCCTATAATCACTGCTCATTTGGATGTGGAAGACGACGCTGACTTTGCCAGGCTGGTGAAGGGAAGGATTGAGAAAACGCTTCTGGGAGAG ATTTCTGAGTACATAGAAGAGGTTTTTCTACCAGACGACTGTTTCATCCTGGTGAAATTGTCACTGGAGAGAATAAGGCTGCTGCGACTGGAG GTAAATGCAGAGACGGTGCGTTACTCCATTTGCATGTCTAAACTACGAGTGAAACCAGGGGACATTGCCGTGCACGGCGAGgcggtggtgtgtgtgtctccacgAGAGAACAGCAAAAGCTCCATGTACTACGTGCTGCAGTCATTAAAAGAGGAACTTCCTAAG GTGGTGGTTCAAGGAATACCTGAAGTCTCCCGAGCTGTCATTCACATTGACGAACAGAGCAGCAAGACCATGTACAAACTCCTGGTGGAGGGGGACAACCTGAGATCTGTCATGGCAACGCACGGAGTGAATGGGAGCAGGACCACGTCAAACAACACCTATGAG GTTGAGAAGACGTTGGGTATTGAGGCAGCTAGATCCACCATCATCAATGAGATCCAGTACACCATGGTGAACCATGGGATGAGCATTGACCGGCGTCATGTAATGCTTCTAGCAGATCTCATGTCCTACAAG GGGGAGATACTGGGAATCACCAGGTTTGGTTTAGCCAAAATGAAGGAGAGTGTCCTCATGCTGGCCTCCTTCGAGAAAACAGCAGATCATCTCTTCGATGCTGCCTACTTCGGACAAAAGGACTCCGTCTGTG GTGTGTCTGAGTGCATCATTATGGGGATCCCTATGAATATTGGAACAGGACTGTTTAAACTCCTACACAAGGCTGACAGGCAGCCCTCTCCAGTCAAAAGGCCTCTCCTCTTTGATAGTGCCGACTTCCATATACCTCTAATCACATAG
- the polr3a gene encoding DNA-directed RNA polymerase III subunit RPC1 isoform X2 has protein sequence MVKEQFRETDVAQKISHICFGIKSAEQMRQQAHIQVVSKNLYSQDTKHTPLSYGVLDHRMGTSEKDRPCLTCGKNLADCLGHYGYLDLELPCFHVGYFKATIGILQMICKTCSSIMLTKEDKLQFMDLLKRPNLAYLQKRGLKKKISDKCRKKTICLNCSAFNGPVKKCGLLKIIHEKYKTNKKVVDVFVSDFLQSFDTAIEHNKVVEPLLSRAQENLNPLVVLNMFKRIPQEDIPLLLMNPEAGKPADLILTRLLVPPLCIRPSVVSDLKSGTNEDDLTMKLTEIIFLNDVIKKHRMTGAKTQMIMEDWDFLQLQCALYINSELSGIPLNMAPKKWTRGFVQRLKGKQGRFRGNLSGKRVDFSGRTVISPDPNLRIDEVAVPVHVAKILTYPERVNKANLELLRKRVRNGPEVHPGANFIQNRHTQIKRFLKYGNREKIAQELRFGDVVERHLMDGDIVLFNRQPSLHKLSIMAHIARVKPHRTFRFNECVCTPYNADFDGDEMNLHLPQTEEAKAEALVLMGTKANLVTPRNGEPLIAAIQDFLTGAYLLTLKDTFFDRSKTCQIVASILVGKDEKISICLPRPAIMKPIALWTGKQIFSLILKPSKECPVKANLRTKGKQYCGKGEDLCHNDSYVVIHNSELMCGSMDKGTLGSGSKNNIFYILLRDWGQLEAANAMSRLARLAPVFLSNRGFSIGIGDVTPGQGLLKAKQDLLDDGYKKCDEYIEALSTGKLQQQPGCTAEETLEALILRELSVIRDRAGSACLRELDKSNSPLIMALCGSKGSFINISQMIACVGQQAISGSRVPDGFENRSLPHFEKHSKLPAAKGFVADSFYSGLTPTEFFFHTMAGREGLVDTAVKTAETGYMQRRLVKSLEDLCSQYDLTVRSSTGDVIQFIYGGDGLDPAAMEGKDEPLEFKRVLDNMRAVYVCPDEPALSQNELVLTADVIMKRADFLCCRETFLEEIKTFIKSISERIKKTRDKYGINDNGTSEPKVLYQLDRITPTQLEKFLETCRDKYMRAQMEPGSAVGALCAQSIGEPGTQMTLKTFHFAGVASMNITLGVPRIKEIINASKNISTPIITAHLDVEDDADFARLVKGRIEKTLLGEISEYIEEVFLPDDCFILVKLSLERIRLLRLEVNAETVRYSICMSKLRVKPGDIAVHGEAVVCVSPRENSKSSMYYVLQSLKEELPKVVVQGIPEVSRAVIHIDEQSSKTMYKLLVEGDNLRSVMATHGVNGSRTTSNNTYEVEKTLGIEAARSTIINEIQYTMVNHGMSIDRRHVMLLADLMSYKGEILGITRFGLAKMKESVLMLASFEKTADHLFDAAYFGQKDSVCGVSECIIMGIPMNIGTGLFKLLHKADRQPSPVKRPLLFDSADFHIPLIT, from the exons ATGGTGAAGGAGCAGTTCAGAGAGACAGATGTAGCCCAAAAAAT AAGCCACATCTGCTTCGGGATCAAATCTGCTGAACAGATGCGTCAGCAGGCCCACATTCAGGTGGTCAGTAAGAATCTGTACAGCCAAGACACCAAACACACTCCACTATCCTATGGAGTGTTGGACCACCGTATG GGCACCAGTGAGAAAGACAGACCATGTTTGACATGTGGGAAGAATCTGGCAGATTGCTTGGGACATTACGGCTACTTGGATCTGGAGCTGCCATGTTTTCACGTCGGTTATTTCAAAGCCACAATAGGAATCTTACAG ATGATTTGCAAGACATGCTCGAGCATAATGCTGACGAAAGAGGACAAACTGCAGTTCATGGATTTATTAAAAAGGCCCAACCTGGCCTATCTCCAGAAACGAGGGTTGAAGAAGAAGATCTCTGATAAATGCCGCAAAAAGACAATCTGTTTGAATTGTTCTGCTTTTAATG GACCAGTGAAAAAGTGTGGCCTGCTTAAGATCATCCATGAGAAgtataaaacaaacaagaaggTGGTGGATGTTTTTGTGTCAGATTTCCTGCAGTCCTTTGATACTGCCATTGAGCACAACAAAGTGGTGGAACCTCTGCTGTCCAGAGCACAG GAAAACCTGAACCCTCTGGTGGTGCTAAACATGTTCAAGAGGATTCCCCAAGAAGACATTCCCCTGCTGCTGATGAACCCTGAGGCGGGGAAACCTGCGGACCTTATTCTCACCCGCCTCCTGGTGCCTCCTCTCTGCATACGACCATCTGTAGTCAGCGACCTAAAGTCAGGTACCAACGAGGACGACCTCACCATGAAGCTCACAGAGATAATCTTCCTCAACGATGTCATCAAAAAG CATCGTATGACAGGGGCGAAGACCCAGATGATCATGGAGGACTGGGACTTCCTTCAGCTGCAGTGTGCTCTTTACATCAACAGTGAGCTTTCTGGCATCCCCCTCAACATGGCACCTAAGAAATGGACCAGAGGCTTTGTGCAGAGACTTAAGGGGAAACAAG GTCGATTCAGAGGAAACCTCTCAGGAAAAAGAGTGGACTTCTCTGGCAGAACTGTCATTTCTCCCGACCCAAACCTGAGGATCGATGAGGTGGCCGTCCCCGTGCATGTGGCCAAAATCCTGACATACCCGGAGAGG GTGAACAAAGCTAATCTGGAGTTACTGAGGAAACGGGTCCGCAATGGTCCTGAGGTTCATCCCGGAGCCAACTTTATCCAGAATCGTCACACTCAGATAAAAAG GTTTTTAAAATATGGAAACCGTGAGAAGATCGCTCAGGAGCTTAGGTTTGGTGATGTGGTGGAGAGGCACTTGATGGACGGAGACATCGTCCTCTTCAATCGACAGCCCTCCCTGCACAAACTCAGCATCATGGCCCACATC GCCAGAGTCAAACCTCACAGGACGTTTCGGTTCAACGAGTGTGTGTGCACCCCTTACAATGCCGACTTTGACGGTGATGAAATGAACCTTCATCTACCTCAGACTGAAGAAGCCAAAGCTGAGGCCCTCGTTCTGATGGGG acAAAAGCGAATCTTGTCACTCCAAGAAATGGCGAACCTCTGATTGCTGCTATTCAGGACTTTCTGACAG GTGCCTACCTCTTGACGCTGAAGGACACTTTCTTTGACCGATCAAAAACCTGTCAAATAGTGGCATCAATCCTTGTGGGCAAAGATGAAAAAATTAGCATCTGTCTCCCCCGCCCGGCTATCATGAAG CCCATTGCTCTGTGGACGGGCAAACAGATCTTCAGCCTCATTCTGAAGCCGAGTAAGGAATGTCCCGTGAAGGCGAACCTGCGGACCAAGGGCAAACAGTACTGTGGCAAGGGAGAGGATCTCTGTCACAACGACTCAT aCGTGGTGATTCACAACAGTGAGCTGATGTGTGGTAGCATGGACAAGGGCACTTTGGGGTCCGGCTCCAAGAATAACATCTTCTACATCCTGCTAAGAGACTGGGGACAGCTGGAGGCTGCTAACGCCATGTCCCGCCTCGCAAGACTCGCTCCGGTGTTTCTCT CGAACCGTGGCTTTTCTATTGGCATTGGTGATGTGACACCTGGCCAGGGTCTGCTGAAGGCCAAGCAGGACTTGCTGGATGACGGTTACAAAAAGTGTGACGAATACATCGAAGCTCTATCCACGGgaaagctgcagcagcagccaggCTGCACAGCAGAGGAGACTCTGGag GCTCTCATTTTGAGAGAGCTGTCTGTCATCAGAGACCGAGCTGGCAGTGCCTGCCTCAGGGAGCTTGACAAGAGCAACAGCCCTCTGATCATGGCTCTTTGCGGCTCCAAAG GATCTTTCATTAATATCTCTCAGATGATTGCCTGTGTGGGCCAGCAGGCCATAAGTGGCTCTCGAGTACCTGATGGTTTTGAGAACCGCTCCCTGCCTCACTTTGAAAAGCACTCGAAA ctgcctgctgctaaAGGCTTTGTGGCCGACAGCTTCTATTCTGGCCTGACACCCACAGAGTTTTTCTTTCACACCATGGCTGGCCGGGAGGGTCTGGTGGACACTGCTGTGAAAACGGCAGAGACTGGATATATGCAG AGGCGTTTGGTTAAGTCCCTGGAGGATTTGTGCTCACAGTACGACCTGACAGTACGCAGCTCCACTGGCGACGTCATCCAGTTCATTTATGGCGGCGATGGTCTGGATCCAGCTGCCATGGAGGGAAAGGATGAGCCGCTGGAGTTTAAGAGAGTCCTAGACAACATGCGG GCAGTCTATGTGTGTCCAGACGAACCGGCTCTCAGTCAGAACGAGCTGGTCCTCACTGCTGATGTCATCATGAAGAGAGCTGACTTCTTGTGCTGCAGAGAGACCTTCTTGGAG GAGATAAAGACCTTCATTAAGAGCATTTCAGAAAGGATCAAGAAGACCAGAGACAAGTACGGCATCAACGACAATGGCACCAGCGAG CCAAAAGTTCTTTATCAGCTGGACCGCATAACCCCCACCCAGCTGGAGAAGTTCCTTGAAACCTGCAGAGACAAGTACATGAG AGCTCAGATGGAGCCAGGCTCAGCAGTAGGGGCCCTGTGTGCCCAGAGCATTGGAGAGCCCGGTACTCAGATGACCCTGAAAACCTTCCACTTTGCTGGTGTAGCGTCCATGAACATCACTCTGGGGGTGCCTCGCATCAAAGAGATCATCAATGCCTCCAAGAACATCAG CACCCCTATAATCACTGCTCATTTGGATGTGGAAGACGACGCTGACTTTGCCAGGCTGGTGAAGGGAAGGATTGAGAAAACGCTTCTGGGAGAG ATTTCTGAGTACATAGAAGAGGTTTTTCTACCAGACGACTGTTTCATCCTGGTGAAATTGTCACTGGAGAGAATAAGGCTGCTGCGACTGGAG GTAAATGCAGAGACGGTGCGTTACTCCATTTGCATGTCTAAACTACGAGTGAAACCAGGGGACATTGCCGTGCACGGCGAGgcggtggtgtgtgtgtctccacgAGAGAACAGCAAAAGCTCCATGTACTACGTGCTGCAGTCATTAAAAGAGGAACTTCCTAAG GTGGTGGTTCAAGGAATACCTGAAGTCTCCCGAGCTGTCATTCACATTGACGAACAGAGCAGCAAGACCATGTACAAACTCCTGGTGGAGGGGGACAACCTGAGATCTGTCATGGCAACGCACGGAGTGAATGGGAGCAGGACCACGTCAAACAACACCTATGAG GTTGAGAAGACGTTGGGTATTGAGGCAGCTAGATCCACCATCATCAATGAGATCCAGTACACCATGGTGAACCATGGGATGAGCATTGACCGGCGTCATGTAATGCTTCTAGCAGATCTCATGTCCTACAAG GGGGAGATACTGGGAATCACCAGGTTTGGTTTAGCCAAAATGAAGGAGAGTGTCCTCATGCTGGCCTCCTTCGAGAAAACAGCAGATCATCTCTTCGATGCTGCCTACTTCGGACAAAAGGACTCCGTCTGTG GTGTGTCTGAGTGCATCATTATGGGGATCCCTATGAATATTGGAACAGGACTGTTTAAACTCCTACACAAGGCTGACAGGCAGCCCTCTCCAGTCAAAAGGCCTCTCCTCTTTGATAGTGCCGACTTCCATATACCTCTAATCACATAG